A genomic region of Zea mays cultivar B73 chromosome 6, Zm-B73-REFERENCE-NAM-5.0, whole genome shotgun sequence contains the following coding sequences:
- the LOC103629923 gene encoding UDP-glycosyltransferase 85A2, protein MVNISIATTTAKIPREHIYPRRRRQGRAAVLASYIYGADAWVRVRLAEASPSQSAAAAASSSTRAAAATPAAMERRAHAMLFPFPCPGHINPTLKLADLLHARGVHVTFVNTEHNHERLRRERRRGFRFEAVPDGLADEDRVAPDRTVRLYLSLRRSCGPPLAELARRLVPPVTCVVLSGLVSFALSAAEEVGVPAFVLWGTSACGFVGTLRLRELRQRGYTPLNDESYLTNGYLDTPIDWIAGMPTLRLGDISSFVRTLDPQCFALRVEEDEANSCARARGVILNTFEDLEHDVLAALRDEFPRVYTIGPLAAAAAGALSLWEEDSECVAWLDAQADGSVLYVSFGSLAVLSLEQVAELAWGLAASDRPFLWAVRPGLVAGDRGADALPEGFLAATGGRCFIAEWCAQEQVLRHRAVGGFLTHSGWNSTAESIWAGVPMVCWPGFADQYINCRYACEEWGIGLRLDEALRREQVAAHVEELMAGGTDRAREMRRCAAKWKAAAWKATAPGGSSCESLDRLVDDLRLWEEDAELATATPLIR, encoded by the exons ATGGTGAATATTTCGATCGCCACGACGACGGCCAAAATCCCGCGCGAACATATATATCCGCGGCGGCGACGACAGGGACGCGCTGCCGTGCTGGCCTCCTATATATACGGAGCAGACGCTTGGGTCAGAGTCAGACTCGCAGAAGCCAGCCCATCTCAGTCAGCCGCAGCAGCAGCTAGCAGCAGCACACGTGCGGCTGCAGCCACGCCAGCAGCCATGGAGAGGAGGGCGCACGCGATGCTGTTCCCGTTCCCGTGCCCGGGCCACATCAACCCCACGCTCAAGCTTGCCGATCTGCTGCACGCGCGCGGGGTGCACGTCACCTTCGTCAACACGGAGCACAACCACGAGCGGCTGCGGCGGGAGCGGCGGCGCGGGTTCCGCTTCGAGGCGGTGCCCGACGGGCTGGCGGACGAGGACCGCGTCGCTCCCGACAGGACCGTCCGGCTGTACCTGTCGCTGCGGAGGAGCTGCGGCCCGCCGCTGGCGGAGCTGGCGCGCCGGCTCGTGCCGCCCGTCACCTGCGTCGTGCTCAGCGGCCTCGTCAGCTTCGCGCTCTCCGCCGCCGAGGAGGTCGGCGTGCCGGCGTTCGTGCTCTGGGGCACCAGCGCCTGCGGCTTCGTCGGCACGCTCCGCCTGCGGGAGCTCCGGCAGCGGGGCTACACGCCGCTCAATG ACGAGAGCTACCTGACGAACGGGTACCTGGACACGCCCATCGACTGGATCGCGGGGATGCCGACGCTGCGGCTCGGCGACATCTCCAGCTTCGTCCGGACGCTGGACCCGCAGTGCTTCGCGCTGCGCGTGGAGGAGGACGAGGCGAACAGCTGCGCCAGGGCGCGGGGCGTCATCCTCAACACGTTCGAGGACCTCGAGCACGACGTCCTCGCCGCGCTGAGGGACGAGTTCCCGCGGGTGTACACCATCGGTCccctggccgccgccgccgcgggggcGCTGAGCCTGTGGGAGGAGGACTCCGAGTGCGTGGCGTGGCTGGACGCGCAGGCGGACGGGTCGGTCCTGTACGTCAGCTTCGGGTCCCTGGCCGTGCTGTCGCTGGAGCAGGTCGCGGAGCTCGCGTGGGGCCTGGCGGCCAGCGACCGGCCGTTCCTCTGGGCGGTGCGCCCGGGGCTCGTGGCCGGGGACCGCGGCGCCGACGCGCTGCCCGAGGGCTTCCTGGCCGCGACCGGGGGCCGGTGCTTCATCGCCGAGTGGTGCGCGCAGGAGCAGGTCCTGCGGCACCGCGCCGTGGGCGGGTTCCTGACGCACAGCGGCTGGAACTCCACGGCGGAGAGCATCTGGGCGGGCGTGCCGATGGTCTGCTGGCCCGGGTTCGCCGACCAGTACATCAACTGCCGGTACGCGTGCGAGGAGTGGGGCATCGGGCTGCGCCTGGACGAGGCGCTGCGCCGGGAGCAGGTCGCGGCCCACGTCGAGGAGCTGATGGCCGGCGGTACCGACAGGGCCAGGGAAATGCGGCGCTGCGCCGCCAAGTGGAAGGCCGCGGCCTGGAAGGCCACGGCGCCCGGTGGGTCGTCGTGCGAGAGCCTCGACAGGCTGGTGGATGATCTGCGGCTGTGGGAGGAGGACGCCGAGCTCGCCACCGCCACGCCGTTGATCAGGTGA